One window of the Deltaproteobacteria bacterium genome contains the following:
- a CDS encoding (Fe-S)-binding protein: protein SLACARLVHGRLSWETSGIRIASSGGLSTGFEARLCVACDPAPCAENCPTGALTQRKGGGVKVKKDLCIRCNACVRACPVAAVALDHDNRPYICIHCGRCVPFCPHACLELIEVEIGEDDDQ from the coding sequence GCTCCCTGGCCTGCGCCCGCCTGGTCCACGGTCGGCTCTCCTGGGAGACCTCCGGCATCCGCATCGCCTCGTCCGGCGGCCTGTCCACCGGCTTCGAGGCCCGGCTCTGCGTGGCCTGCGATCCGGCCCCCTGCGCCGAAAACTGCCCCACCGGGGCCCTCACCCAGCGCAAGGGCGGCGGGGTCAAGGTCAAAAAGGATCTCTGCATCCGCTGCAACGCCTGCGTCCGGGCCTGTCCGGTGGCCGCCGTGGCCCTGGATCACGACAACCGCCCGTACATCTGCATCCATTGCGGCCGCTGCGTGCCCTTCTGTCCGCACGCCTGCCTCGAACTGATCGAAGTCGAGATCGGGGAGGACGACGACCAATGA